The following proteins come from a genomic window of Pyxidicoccus sp. MSG2:
- a CDS encoding sulfurtransferase TusA family protein translates to MDASVRLDTSGALCPMPILEIAKAMRRLAPGTVVELISTDRGLEADLPAWCEATGHPLLRLERRGTSYVGWVRKAG, encoded by the coding sequence ATGGACGCCTCAGTCCGCCTGGACACCTCGGGGGCACTCTGCCCCATGCCCATTCTCGAGATTGCCAAGGCCATGCGGAGGCTCGCGCCGGGCACCGTGGTGGAGCTCATCTCCACCGACAGGGGGCTGGAAGCAGACCTTCCCGCCTGGTGCGAGGCCACCGGCCATCCGCTCCTCCGCCTGGAGCGCCGGGGCACGAGCTACGTGGGGTGGGTGCGCAAGGCGGGCTGA
- a CDS encoding ABC transporter ATP-binding protein, translating to MSDLAIELFGVSKRFGPKVAVSNVSLSVPRGSVFGLIGPNGAGKTTTFSMMCGYLYPTEGSLKVMDVDPATPGALKGRLGALPQDAVLPPGWETGALLTYWARLSALADPEREAREALEQVGLMEAWNVQTQALSHGMAKRAAMGQALMGRPPLVLLDEPTAGLDPRIAAQVRQVIKNMKEARQTVVVSSHNLQELEELCDAAAILDKGKLAQAGTMSELTGQGSEFRVQIARGDVLIPEIAALADVTDARMEGESVLRVRIKGGVKPEEVISHVVGHLLQHGVLILGVSRGQRLEDRVLQLL from the coding sequence GTGAGCGACCTGGCCATTGAGCTGTTCGGAGTCTCCAAGCGCTTCGGCCCCAAGGTGGCCGTGAGCAACGTGAGCCTCTCGGTGCCCCGGGGCTCGGTGTTCGGCCTCATCGGCCCCAACGGCGCCGGCAAGACGACCACCTTCTCCATGATGTGCGGCTACCTCTACCCCACCGAGGGCTCGCTGAAGGTCATGGACGTGGACCCCGCCACGCCCGGCGCCCTCAAGGGCCGGCTGGGCGCGCTGCCCCAGGACGCGGTGCTGCCGCCTGGCTGGGAGACGGGTGCGCTGCTGACGTACTGGGCCCGCCTGTCCGCCCTCGCCGACCCCGAGCGCGAGGCCCGCGAGGCCCTGGAGCAGGTGGGGCTGATGGAGGCGTGGAACGTCCAGACGCAGGCGCTCAGCCACGGCATGGCCAAGCGCGCCGCCATGGGCCAGGCCCTCATGGGACGACCTCCGCTGGTGCTCCTAGACGAACCCACCGCCGGGTTGGACCCGCGCATCGCCGCCCAGGTGCGCCAGGTCATCAAGAACATGAAGGAGGCCCGGCAGACGGTGGTGGTCTCCAGCCACAACCTCCAGGAACTGGAGGAGCTGTGCGACGCGGCCGCCATCCTCGACAAGGGCAAGCTCGCGCAGGCCGGCACCATGTCCGAGCTGACCGGCCAGGGCTCCGAGTTCCGCGTGCAGATTGCCCGCGGTGACGTGCTCATCCCCGAGATTGCCGCCCTGGCCGACGTCACCGACGCGCGCATGGAAGGCGAGTCCGTGCTGCGCGTGCGCATCAAGGGCGGCGTGAAGCCCGAGGAGGTCATCAGCCACGTGGTGGGGCACCTGCTCCAGCACGGCGTCCTCATCCTCGGCGTCAGCCGGGGCCAGCGCCTGGAAGACCGCGTCCTCCAGCTCCTCTGA